Genomic DNA from Lactuca sativa cultivar Salinas chromosome 8, Lsat_Salinas_v11, whole genome shotgun sequence:
agcgacagctggagaccatacgagaccctagtgggggagttctttcggtgtacggcgagggtacacgttcaggatcagcgttttgttcggccgctagagcgaggcagtgtctacagtagggctgtaagggttttgtggcgtatgtgatggatacgcgggtggattccgagaggccgagttcagttgaggaggttccggtggtgcgtgagttcccggatgtgtttcccgaggagttgctgggtgtgcctcctgtgaggtaATGAGTTCAATATCGATTtgattccgggggccgcgcctatcgccaaggtgccttatcgccttgcacctccagagatgcaagagttatcctcgcaacttcaggagctgttggggaaggggtttattcggccgagcagctcgccgtggggagcgcctatcctgttcgtcaaaaagaaggatggttcacaccggatgtgtattgattaccgggagttgaacaagctgacggtcgagaaccgttacccgttgccgaggatcgacgatttgttcgatcagttgcagggagcatcttggttttccaagatcgatttgaggtctggatatcatcaggtgagggtgcgggatgaggacgtccagaagacagcgtttaggacgcgttatgggcattacgagtttgtggtgatgtctttcgggctcactaatgccccggcaatgttcatggatctcatgaaccgagtgtgtaggccgatgctggatcggtcggtgattgtatttattgatgacattctggtatattcgagatctagagagcagcatgaggagcatttgagagaggttctcggagtcctgagatcggagaggctttatgccaaattctccaagtgtgatttctggttgcgggaggcccagttcttaggacatctcgttaaccaggaagggatattggtcgatccggccaaggttgaggcggtgatgagttgggaggtgccgaagtcaccctccgagatcaggagtttcctagggttggcacggtattatcggaggtttattaaggatttctccaagatcgcagtgccactcaccagattgacccggaaaggtgttgctttttcatggggccccgagcagcaggcctcctttgagacacttcgccagaggttgtgcgaagccccggtgttagctcttccgaaagggatggaggactttgtggtatactgtgatgcatcgattttgggattgggagcggtgctgatgcagagggggcatgtgatagcgtatgcatcgaggcaactgaagcctcatgagacgagatatcctacccatgatctagagttgggggcagtggtgttcgccctcaagatttggcgtcactacttgtatggggtttggtgtacgatatacacggaccataagagtttgaagtatttgatggatcagcccaacctaaatatgcgtcagaggaggtggttggatgtggtcaaggattatgattgtgagatcctgtaccacccaggcaaggctaacgtggtagtcgatgcattgagccgcagggtggagagcaccccgctgcgggaggtatgtttgagattgaccgtgatagctccagtattggatgccattcgtggggcacaggccaagGCTGTGCGACCTGAGATGCAAAAGAGGGaatgggttgttggtttggtttcagagttcgttaccgatggtcgggggcttatgacatttcaggggcgtatctgggtaccgtttgtgggaggaacgtgtaccattttgatggaggacgcgcatcggtcgaaattttcgatccatccgggggccactaagatgtatttggatttgagaaaggagtattggtggccctgtatgaagagggatgttgcgtggttcgttgagaggtgcttgacctgtcgtagggttaaggctgagcaccagaggccgcatggtaagttgcagccattggaggttcccgaatggaaatgggaacatatcactatggatttcatcaccaaattgccaaggactgtcagaggagttgatgcaatttgggtgattgtggacatattgacgaagagcgctcacttccttgctatcagcgataGTTCTTCagtagagaaattggcggaggtgtatgtgagggaagtggtatctcggcatggggtgccgatctcgattgtttcagaccgtgatgtgcatttcacttccagattctggaagaagtttcatgaggagttgggtactagactgcattttagtactgcatatcatccccagacagacggtcagagtgagcagacgattcagacgttcgaggacatgctccgagcatgtgtgttggattttgggggtagctgggatgcatatttgcccttggcagagttttcctacaacaacaaccatcattcgagcattggtatgccaccctttgagctgttgtatgggaggaggtgtcggacccccatttgttggggagaggttggtcagcgggtgatgggcagtacagagatcatgcttcagacgacaaagcagattcagcaggtcagacagaggttgttgaccgctcagagtcgacagaagagttatgcagacagacgccggtccgagcttgagtttcaggttggcgaccttgtactcctgaaggtctctccttggaaaggagtgattcgattcaggaagaggggcaagttggggccccgatatattggtcctttccgtgtgaccgcgagggtaggccgggtagcctatcgtttggattttccagcagagttggggaagattcacgacacttttcatgtgtcgcagctgaggaagtgtatagccgacgagtcggcagtggttccattagaggatattcaggtggatgcgagcctgaattatgccgagagaccagtggccatcagagatcggaaaatcaaggttttgaggaacaaggaggtacccctggtgttggttcaatggaaGCATCGAAAGGGATCaaagatgacctgggagccggagcgtgagatgcgtgagcagcatccggagctatttgcagagcgagacttcgagggtgaagtctagttctagtgggggagaattgtaacagcccggatttccaggtatcttttatgcttatgcttttggagttttgtgaggggactcagcgagttggagctcaaactcgctgagtaggatcgcggttcaggacgcgggttcgcgcctggactcggcgagtccaaggaatggactcggcgagtcctcgctgtttaatgaaaccctaatttcccggtcctaagccctatttaaaggaccttatggcccttcattgcggctaccttgatcttgagagcaccaaagcagctgagggttcttgtgagtgagataagaggccattgttcaccaaatttgtgtgtttttgcaagaaaggaagagcaAAGTCAAGCTataagagttggggagcttggatctactttcatttcatcagaggaggcttcttgaggtatcattcagagcttatttccgtatttttgttcatatggtcaaatctagggtttcttcatgtcttatttgctttgtattggaagtgtgagaggtcccatggggatatggtgcttagatctggaccttagtaggtccaaagagtccctaatgtcatgctttatgtccttccttttgggttggaggctagggttgccattttagaggtcatttctccaaaaagagccttgtaggtgttgtatggtaaccaagacatgaactttacgtgatgaatgagcttaggaaggccatatctatgagtggatggagcggatctgacctcagaagctagtttgagttgatgcatggcatggacttgccgagtctaaagaacagactcggcgagtagcatgaagattgtccttaaccactctgcgagtggtcctgccgagttatgggttaactcagtgatttagggagagttagagagggttgacagatggactgagtcgagctggaactcgccgagttgttcttgagactcggcgagttgagtcgtggtggccccgcgattcatgccaggtggaacttgtcgagtcaggggagtactcgacgtgtcaaaagagaatcctagagagttggtgaatatgtatagactcaccgagtcgccctagtgcactcgccgagtccggtcaaaattgaccgttgaccagagttgaccagtgttgacttgataggggtagtcaaccttagtggtaaaagtgttaattagagatgtatgatgttataggaggattatagctcggaggatcgagcatgagtgatttccaggattcgcgggttatcgagatatacgaggtgagtcttctcactatactttaccttgagtaggtaatcagagttatgtgtcagagtatgtgtatgttatgtgtatgctatgtgttgtactgcatgatgtctatgtgatttatgttgtgcatgtttatagagttggaaccggaaggttcccagagttagaacctgagggttcacaaagtttgggtgcacggacccatagagttatagcctcgagtggctaatatgtgtttatgtggtattttggggaactcactaagctttgtgcttacagtgttagtgttgtttgtttcaggtactagtgatgaccttGTGAAGGCGCCGggttgatctgtacacacgcaagggatttttttatgtgatatgatcttgggattttgtatgatgtgaactgaagatttaaacttgatgttttatgaaaattaaatgaaaaatgtttttatattttgcgaaaaattattttgaaattcatggTGTTACACCTtcgacttagggttttctttcctttcttggccttcctgattttgggtgttacaatttcatatatatatatatatatatatatatatatatatatatatatatatatatatatatatatatatatatatatatatatatatatatatatatatatatatatatatatatatatagggttaagttcaaatgagaacactatttaatgtgagaacgcgagaacagtaTTTTATtttactattctactatgaattttgtatagACAATTATATGACATTATTTATCAccgaatatatgaacaatcacatatttaacattcacattcGAATttactaaatatatatatatatatatatatatatatatatatatatatatatatatatatatatatatatatatattatagtagaatagcaatataaaattgaatatattcatattataattactacaatactatacatattaaattcatagtagaatagaAAAATAAAGTAGTGTTCTtacgttctcacattaaatatCGCATTTGCCCGACCTAAACTTTAAATATCGTATTTGTCCTTCTTGATAtattttaatatcatatatacccaaatctatttttttgatgatttttattgatttataattatttttaccattttagaatcaataaaactaaaaaaacaactAAATGGACGATAATACCCTTCCACGTTTAATTCACAGGAGATTTAATTCAGGCGAGGTTTTATGGTCTTCTTCCTTGAGTCATCTTCCTCTCAATTGTGGTCTTCCTCATGATCGATTTAGTCTCCTCACGCATTACTTGTAGATAAACACAATAGGGTTTGAAAAACGATATATTAATCAGCCACAACACAGCAGGGGGCATTTGAAATCACCATGGTCACGTAGGAAAAGAAAACACGCACTCACTCCTCAACAGTGGAGAAATCTGTTCACAccagaaaaaaaaaaagcttGGTGTGAAATTTATGAAAAAAGTTCGCAGTGGGGTATGCATGTTCCTATTCCTTGCTTAAATTTTAGATTTCACAGCATTGCATTTCAATTTAGTACTTAATTTCTCATAATTGATTTGTTGGGAGTGGATGCATGTATCAGGTTAGAAGTTTGGCATTTCCAACTTGGAGCGTAAGTATAGTATCTCCTTTCTAAATTTTGTTACACAATTATTTCTCTTTTCATTTCCAAACTTTCTGTTCGTTTTTTACATCTTCAGTACGTCGGGAAGATCAATTAGTTGTTGCACTTGTGGCATGCAATTGTTCCAATATTGCAGCCAAGTCAAAAGGATATGCCCAAATGAATGTGCATAATCTAAATCTTGTTTCTTTGTTGGTGTCAGAGAAAGGCGTCAATACCATGGGAAAATGAAGTTAAAATCTTAGACTGATAATGAAATACAGGGTAACGCTAAGGATGATTATAGATAGAGAGGAAGATGACGTGAGGAAGACGACCAAAAAACCTCCTGTGAATTAAACATCTGATTTGTAAAGAAAGGGTATTATCGTCCTTTTagttgtttttttagttttaatgattttaaaatggtaaaaatgataataaaaaaaaaatatagatttgggtatatatgatattaaaaaacATTAAGAATGGCAAATACGATATTTAAGGTTTAGGTCGGGCAAATACAATATTTAGATATTTAGTaagggcatatatatatatatatatgaaattcggCCTAGTTTTGAGCAGAATTATATAGTTTACttagaataatatatttttattacatACCTATAATAGTATAATAAACCTTTAACAAAAAAACGATAAAATTGGAAGATATGATATCTACCAAGGAATGGAACCTAAACTTGAATATATAATACAGCATGCATGGTTTTGATAGCATTTGGTGACAAGCAAAGTTGGCAGGAAATTAATCAATTGTTGAGCTCTTCACTAAACCTCCTCATATTATAGTTTAGATTTTTATACCGTGTGTTCACTTCATTATATTGAACGATGAGGGCACCTTGGATCTGTAGCTTGTTCTTTGGCTTCTTTTTCATCTTCTCATCCATTGCTGCTCAAGCTGATTACATTGGTACAGCAAATTTATCAACAAAATGGACCAACGATGAATCTTCTCTCCCTATCATAAATTTCTTTGATGGCTCGAGGATCAGAGTCATCCTCTCGGTAAGTAAGTTCATGTGTGGCTTCTTCTGTAAAGGAGCCTGCAAATCATACCTCTTCGCTATTATTATCAACCAAAATGATCTTCCGTCAGTCATTTGGTCAGCCAACCGAGACAATTTAGTCAAAGAAGGCGCGATACTTAATTTAACTGCAGCTGGTCAATTGGTGTTAAAGGAGGTCGATGGAAGCCTTGTTTGGGCTACCAACACTGCAGGGAAATCTACTTCTGGCATGAACCTAACTGAAGAAGGAAATCTGATGTTGTTCAATGGCCATAGCTCGCCTGCTTGGCAGTCTTTTGATCACCCAACAGACTGTTTGGTACTTGGGCAAAAACTACTTCAAGGACAGAAGCTCATGCCTAGTGTTTCTCCAACCAATTGGGCAGCTCAAAAAGACTTGTACTCTATGGAATTCACCAAAAAAGGTTTGTTTTTTTATGTTGGATCGGACCCGCCAAAAGATTATTACAGTATCTTGGTTAATGGCCTAACTGAAGATGGTTATCTTGAGCTCAGAAATTTGAGTTTGTGTTCCGTCATTTCTCCTTCTAAGTCAAATAATTGTATGGATGTGATTGCTATACCTCCAGCATTCTCACCTAAGTATATAAAACTAATGCCAGCTGGGTATTTCAAAGCGTTTGGAATGGATACATTAAGAGATGGGAAAATGATCGATCTACCGTTGGGTAATCTTGAGTACTGTTCTTTTCCTTTGGCTTGTGGGAGAAACGGCATTTGCTCATCTGAGCAACAATGTAGTTGTCCAAAATCAAGCTCTCCCGGGACTGACTATTTTAGAGCAGTGAATTATCGCCAACCCAACATGGGTTGCTCTCAGGTTACTCCTATCACATGTAATGCTACCAAAGATCAATATTTCATTGAAGTCAGGAACGTCAAGTACTCCATATTTACCTCAGACATGAAAGATGTGGATATCGCGACTTGCAAACATGAGTGTCTAAACAGATGCTCATGCAAAGCAGCAGTATTCAAGTATGGTTCGAATTCAAGTGGGGATTGCTACTTGCCATCCGAGCTTTATACAATCACGAGTCTTGAACTTGATGACGAGGCACCTCCACAAAATATGTTGGTTTTTATAAAAGTCCAGAATGTCGGTTCAACTCATTCATCCAAAAAAAAGAATAATGTTGCAACAGTTGTTGGTTCCACAATTGGAAGTCTTTTGCTTCTTATTGTGGTCGTATGTCTTACTAAATTCGTAGTTAAAAAGAGAAACATGAACAGTGAAAGTGAAGAAGCGTATCCGGATCAAGTTTTAGGAATATCCATTCGGTTTACATATGATGATCTAGTAACAGCCACAGACAATTTCAGCAGAAAACTGGGTCAAGGAGGTTTTGGATCCGTTTTTGAAGGGACACTCACAGATGGATCAAAAGTTGCAGTAAAATATCTTCAAGGTACTAGGCATGTTGAGGAATCATTCTTGGCCGAGGTTGAGTCTGTTGGCAGCATACATCATGTTAATCTAGTTCAACTCAGAGGATTTTGTGTTCATAGGTCAGAACGGCTTCTTGTGTATGAACTCGTGAGCAAAGGATCGTTAGACGAATGGATCTACAATGAAAACCGGAAACTAGTACTTGAATGGACTTGTAGAAAGAAAATCATTCTTGGGATTGCAAAAGGCTTAACATATCTTCACGAAGAATGCAGGCAACAGATCATCCATTTCGACATAAAACCCCAAAATATCCTGCTAGATGAAGATTTTAATGCGAAAGTATCGGATTTTGGGTTATCTACGCTTGTTGACAAAGATCAAAGCCAAGGATTGACTAGAATGAGAGGAACCCCAGGCTATATGGCCCCAGAACCGTCCGGATCAACTATCACCGAAAAGGTGGATGTCTATAGCTTTGGGATTGTTCTTTTGGAGATGTTATGTGCAAGGAAGAACTTTGATAAATCTCAGCCAGAGGACGATTGGCATTTACTGTCCGTCTTCCAGAGGTGTTGGGAACAGGGTACATTGTTGGATATAGTTGACAAGTACATTGAAGATATGCAGGAACATGGCGCAGAAGTTGTGGACATGATGAAACTGGCTTCATGGTGTCTACAGCTAGATTCTACGAAAAGGCCTTCAATGTCATCGGTGGTTAGGGTGTTGGAGGGAGCAATAACAGTTGAATCGAACTTGGATTACAACTTCTTACATCCAAGACCGCAGGATACAACCCCTGAGTATGAACAAAGCTCGAGACCCTGTGATTCTGTTCTATCAGGGCCAAGGTAAGTGATCAGAATGAGATTCTTAATTGTGGATCATTTATATGGATTCTTCTAATGCTTCTGTAATTTCTTTCATCAAGGACAATTAAACTGCTCGTTATGTAGTTTCATCCCAACCGaagaaattaaaaacacggaaatattggttgtttgtttttatttttatttattagaatattcATAAGTTTATATCTTTTATAGatgtatataaaattaatttgtaTCTGCAAAATAGATAATATAATACACCCCTATCTAATACGGTTGTAATGAAAATGCGTATTATAAAAGACTAAATTACAAATATTAATTATGCATACTAGAAACTAAATCAATTATCCAAATCAAATACGCCTATTTTGAATCAACTAGGCCTCATTTTGAATCAAGTACAAATTAATTTTCGAATACTCAGCTTCGGAACAACACCATATAAAACACCCACCATCGCtccatcatcctcttcatcccaACACGATCACCATCTCCCCTGTCGCAAAATCATCATCACCAACCATCAATCACAGCCTTGCACCACCATTAATTATACATTACAACCACCATGAAAATCGCACAGCCAAACAACCATCATCATACAAATTAACCACACATGTCGTTCAAATTTAAAAGCGAAGAGCTATGATTTCTATTTTGCTACAGATAAACATACACAGAAATACAAAGGGACTACAATAGTTTCACGGAGGATAAGGAGACCATTTTGGAGTTTTTGTATGGTGATAACGGTTTTTATATAACCTACTTTACTTTGAATATGatgagaagggtaaaatggtcatttaaagtGCCCTTGTTTAATTTTTCCTGTTAATTGAGATTGTTGATAGTTTAATGATGACATGTATACTTATGTCTGTAGCTAGCTGTGTATGTGTGGTTATGTATGGCAGGTAGTTAGCTTGCTTTAGAAAATTTAGTTTTCACTTAAAATGGTCAAAATTAATGTAATAGTGCTATTCAATATGCTAGAGATAAAATGAAGCTGTGAAAATGCTGGAAATTTATAAGTAACAAAAATAACAATAAGAAGGGGAGAATAGGGATACTCAACGATaataattcaaatgaaaactagagagagaaaatgtAAAATTCCCAAATTGCCCATCTTGATGGAGAGAATCTAAGATTAGACAAACTAAATGTAAAAGTtgcagaaaaaaaaaagagaacacAGATTCTAGACAACTAAATAATCATTTAGATGAATgttcaaaacaaaaaaaagtttatataGAAAAAGTAAAATTCCCAAATTGCCCCTCTTAATCCTTCTAATCACAGCTGGGTGGTGCTATGCTGTCCCATGGATAATAATTACTATAATACACATTAAACCGAAAATATAGACGGATATAAACAACATAAATTTTTTTATCATGCGTAGTTACGGTTATTGAATATTTTTAGTCaacaaatttatatatatatgcttgcaAAATAAAGAGATTAAGCCAAAATCTTTTAAGGATCTTTGAAAATACAGAAGGATGTAAACAACTATTATATTTATGAAGCTACCATATGGTATATTGAATAACTGATTGACAATCATCATAATAATTGATCATAATTATTTGTTTGTACCAATTTAATTTTTTCATTCAGCatgaatatttttgtttattGGAGTTAAAAAAAAGTATCTTTGTTTTCATATGTACTGGTATTTGtatgtttagagagagaaaacatAGAAAATAAGTTGTTTTCGAGCTAATTGGGAGGAATTGGAAAAAGAAAGCGGTTGATAATTCAATTATTAGTGTATATATTGTTAGCCCATTATGTGTATATATAGTTAGCTCAATATTTGTATAGCTTGAGCCCATTAGTAGTTAATTAATTGTATTTTGTATTTGTGTAAATATTTTGCAAAATGATTCTTATGGCAAATTATATCACAAACATACTCTCTCTTTCCTCACTATTCTAGGTGACCACCCACCAACAGCCTCACTACTTTAAATCGAATGTTCATTTGACCATAAAGTCAAAACTGAATCGAATGTTCTTATTTTGACTGTGTTCACTTTTTCTGCTAAGGTCACTTATCACTATATCACTAGACGAACATCAACTACACAAAGTCACAAAGTCATTGATCTGGCCGACGACACCTCCGCCTCCGGTCTCTAGTCGACAACACCGACGAAGCCTCCTCCTCCAGTCGCTTCCGCCTCCCCCTTCTTTCACTTTACAGGTATGATCGGTCTTTGGGTGTAGTTGATTGATTCATTGATTAAGTGTTGTGGAGATGACAATGTCTTTCTTTGTGTACGACATATTGCTTCACAGATTTAATCTATATCGATAGTGAAGCAATCAAGTCATTTCAACCTTCATTATTTTAATTTTCAATTGAGATGCTCTTGAAGCTAACCACAGTTGTAGGTAGATATTCTTTCATCCTGGTTTGTTTGCATATGATTGATTGCTTTATATACGTTTTTAGGTTGTTTCTAGTCTAGAGTTTGAGTTTATTTGCAGATATGTCAAATAATGTAATTAGAAgaatgtaacaccccgagattcaggtgcatttctttcaCCCTTATTCTTTGTTAATTGGTCTTGATTAGTCCTTGAGTGGTGGGAAcctagcaagtgagtacgctgggcgtactagaggGGTATGCTACGCATACTCATGCGATTAGTTTGGACGTGGAGTCGCCAAGGTATGTTGGGCGAACccagagttacgccgggcgtacccaacccaggtgcaaaaaccctaatccgtcttgtgcactatttaaagggtgcttaggctcatttctcagcctccatatcagtgagtgaaaccctaagagagagcctcccatcgtccttagtgtgtgtgagtgttgttggagctaattgtgTTTCAGAGACTTAGTGAAGAAAAAGGAAAGGagctcttggaagctaaagcttgaaGTGCCAATTtcgatctgagatctacagagaaaggggctacacttagaggtataaagttcaaaacgttcatcttcttttggttgttgttgcatgtgccatttctagggttaaaaccccaaaggtggagactttatgagtgtaaggtgctcGATGGTCCGAGATatgtcccttttcagtggtattagtgatttagaaccataaaatttccatcttggttgttagtttgaggtcatgcttgagtaataagccttctagagttagaggatggaatattatgggagttggtggcgtgttcagccatgcaaaggcttaaagtcatcaactttatggattaagaggcttagatgtggtcagatctagaaattAGACGtgagtcttaactgtttaagacctcaagagctaaggggctgaagttggggagtacactgggcgtaatcccagtacacgcCGCGTACCGGGTggcgttccccgattctgagaggcagccgggtacgctcagcgtacacatctggtacgcgcagcgtaacccggaaagttgacttttggttgacttttagggtatggtctattgtggggccttttgagttatgagaggggtaaaatggtcttttacccttctgagagtgtcataagatgACATattctagcctttgagagttatattaaatagggtatttatgtcatatgattaggcggaggctaggccagcatttaccgggacagagatttaccgagataacagaggtgagtcttctcactatactttacctagtgtggtaacagagttatgtgacagtatATGTgagagttatgtgctagtgtatttgcatgttatttatgtgttgtaatttgttgtatgtgatatgcatgattcagattttacagagtaggaccagtgggtccatagagttaggacctttgggtccatagagttagggccagagggcccacagagaattggagctggagggtcccactgagccacattgaccagagggtcaacagagttatagcctcgagtggctaatatgtgttagagtggtattttggcgaactcactaagctttatgcttacaatgttatgtgttatgtgtttcaggtaccagtgatggccgcgggaaggcgctgacatgattcgtacacacacatgggattttatgtatttcaatcttgggggatgttttgtgaaacaaggatatgatacaatgacattttattaataaatttgtttggaaaatgtgttttgaaaatgcgacaaattgttttaatttttacggtgttacaaagaaCATATATCACAGTTAAAGCTTTACAATTCACTTCAAAATGTTTAAGTTAATTAGAAATAATCCTTTTTGTATGTATAATCTATCATACTTTAGGAGATCCAACTTCAACTTCATAGATAGGAATCT
This window encodes:
- the LOC111876016 gene encoding G-type lectin S-receptor-like serine/threonine-protein kinase SD2-5; translation: MRAPWICSLFFGFFFIFSSIAAQADYIGTANLSTKWTNDESSLPIINFFDGSRIRVILSVSKFMCGFFCKGACKSYLFAIIINQNDLPSVIWSANRDNLVKEGAILNLTAAGQLVLKEVDGSLVWATNTAGKSTSGMNLTEEGNLMLFNGHSSPAWQSFDHPTDCLVLGQKLLQGQKLMPSVSPTNWAAQKDLYSMEFTKKGLFFYVGSDPPKDYYSILVNGLTEDGYLELRNLSLCSVISPSKSNNCMDVIAIPPAFSPKYIKLMPAGYFKAFGMDTLRDGKMIDLPLGNLEYCSFPLACGRNGICSSEQQCSCPKSSSPGTDYFRAVNYRQPNMGCSQVTPITCNATKDQYFIEVRNVKYSIFTSDMKDVDIATCKHECLNRCSCKAAVFKYGSNSSGDCYLPSELYTITSLELDDEAPPQNMLVFIKVQNVGSTHSSKKKNNVATVVGSTIGSLLLLIVVVCLTKFVVKKRNMNSESEEAYPDQVLGISIRFTYDDLVTATDNFSRKLGQGGFGSVFEGTLTDGSKVAVKYLQGTRHVEESFLAEVESVGSIHHVNLVQLRGFCVHRSERLLVYELVSKGSLDEWIYNENRKLVLEWTCRKKIILGIAKGLTYLHEECRQQIIHFDIKPQNILLDEDFNAKVSDFGLSTLVDKDQSQGLTRMRGTPGYMAPEPSGSTITEKVDVYSFGIVLLEMLCARKNFDKSQPEDDWHLLSVFQRCWEQGTLLDIVDKYIEDMQEHGAEVVDMMKLASWCLQLDSTKRPSMSSVVRVLEGAITVESNLDYNFLHPRPQDTTPEYEQSSRPCDSVLSGPR